A genome region from Urocitellus parryii isolate mUroPar1 chromosome X, mUroPar1.hap1, whole genome shotgun sequence includes the following:
- the Usp51 gene encoding ubiquitin carboxyl-terminal hydrolase 51, with amino-acid sequence MAQFREASLSSSSVARWTSGGGGGASQEQGVEKAGKMEAEALGAAMVYAVQEAEEMKLEPWQERKPAAEGNLTWSDIGGDEKVLPSNPPCCHSSSSPVCPRRKPRPRPQPGSRSRGRHGLLAPPPPPARPPPPPPLPPSRPPTWRRSRRRSRPGSRPQTRRSCSGDLGGSGDQGGLGDWLLEVDFDHGPTGCSHVESFKVAKNWQKNLRMIYQRFVWSGTPETRKRKAKSCICHVCSTHMNRLHSCLSCVFFGCFTEKHIHKHAETKQHNLAVDLYHGVIYCFMCKDYVYDKDIEQIAKETKEKILKLLTSTSTDISYQQFMSSGVGEKQSTSESKEEEPKLVKPKKKRRKKSVYTVGLRGLINLGNTCFMNCIVQALTHIPLLKDFFLSDKHKCIMTSPSLCLVCEMSSLFHAMYSGSRTPHIPYKLLHLIWIHAEHLAGYRQQDAHEFLIAILDVLHRHSKDDSVEQEASNPNCCNCIIDQIFTGGLQSDVTCQTCHSVSTTIDPCWDISLDLPGSCATFSSQSPERADSTVSRDDCIPGIPSLTDCLQWFTRPEHLGSSAKIKCSSCQSYQESTKQLTMKKLPIVACFHLKRFEHVGKQRRKINTFISFPLELDMTPFLASTKESRMKEGQPSSTDCVPNENKYSLFAVINHHGTLESGHYTSFIRQQKDQWFSCDDAIITKATIEDLLYSEGYLLFYHKQGLEKD; translated from the coding sequence ATGGCCCAGTTTCGAGAAGCTTCCCTGTCCTCCAGCTCCGTGGCCCGTTGGACctctggaggtggaggaggagcctCTCAGGAGCAGGGAGTCGAGAAGGCGGGGAAAATGGAGGCGGAGGCCCTGGGGGCGGCGATGGTTTACGCGgtccaggaagcagaggagatGAAGCTGGAGCCGTGGCAGGAACGCAAGCCTGCAGCCGAGGGGAACTTGACGTGGAGCGACATTGGCGGCGACGAGAAGGTGCTCCCTTCAAACCCCCCTTGCTGTCACAGCAGCTCCTCGCCCGTTTGTCCGCGCCGCAAGCCCCGCCCTCGGCCCCAGCCCGGGTCCCGCTCCCGAGGCCGGCACGGGCTCttggccccacccccacctccagcgCGGCCCCCACCACCGCCTCCACTACCCCCGTCACGTCCCCCGACCTGGCGCAGATCCCGGCGTAGGTCCAGGCCTGGGTCCAGGCCCCAGACGCGGAGAAGCTGCTCTGGTGACCTAGGCGGTTCTGGGGATCAAGGTGGCTTAGGGGACTGGTTACTGGAGGTTGACTTTGATCATGGTCCTACAGGCTGCTCTCATGTGGAGAGCTTTAAAGTAGCTAAGAACTGGCAGAAGAATCTGAGGATGATCTACCAGCGTTTTGTTTGGAGTGGAACCCCAGAGACTAGGAAACGTAAGGCAAAATCATGCATTTGTCATGTATGTAGTACTCATATGAACAGACTCCACTCTTGTCTCTCCTGTGTCTTCTTTGGCTGCTTTACTGAGAAACATATTCATAAACATGCAGAAACAAAACAGCACAATTTAGCTGTAGACCTCTATCATGGAGTTATATATTGCTTTATGTGTAAGGATTATGTATATGACAAAGATATAGAACAGATtgccaaagaaacaaaagagaaaattttgaaattattaactTCCACCTCAACAGACATTTCTTATCAACAGTTTATGTCATCCGGGGTTGGAGAGAAACAGTCAACCTCTGAGTCAAAGGAAGAGGAACCAAAATTGGTGAAAcccaagaaaaagagaaggaaaaagtcaGTGTATACTGTAGGCCTGAGAGGGCTAATCAATCTTGGAAACACCTGTTTTATGAATTGTATTGTTCAGGCACTTACTCATATTCCTCTCCTGAAAGATTTCTTCCTCTCTGACAAgcacaaatgtataatgacaagCCCTAGCTTGTGTTTGGTCTGTGAAATGTCTTCTCTTTTTCATGCTATGTATTCTGGGAGCCGGACTCCTCATATTCCTTATAAATTACTGCACCTAATATGGATTCATGCAGAACATTTAGCAGGGTACAGGCAGCAGGATGCCCATGAGTTTCTTATTGCAATATTAGATGTGCTGCATAGACACAGCAAAGATGATAGTGTTGAGCAGGAGGCCAGTAACCCCAACTGCTGTAATTGTATCATAGACCAAATCTTTACAGGTGGCTTGCAGTCAGATGTCACATGTCAAACCTGCCATAGTGTCTCCACCACCATAGACCCATGCTGGGACATCAGTTTGGACTTGCCTGGCTCTTGTGCCACATTTAGTTCCCAGAGCCCAGAGAGGGCTGACAGCACCGTGAGCAGGGATGACTGCATACCAGGAATCCCCTCACTAACAGACTGCTTACAGTGGTTTACAAGGCCAGAGCACCTAGGAAGCAGTGCCAAAATCAAGTGCAGTAGTTGCCAAAGTTACCAGGAATCTACCAAACAGCTCACAATGAAGAAATTACCCATTGTAGCCTGTTTTCATCTCAAACGGTTTGAACACGTAGGCAAACAGAGACGAAAGATTAATACTTTTATCTCTTTTCCATTGGAGCTGGACATGACTCCTTTTTTGGCCTCTACTAAAGAGAGCAGAATGAAAGAAGGCCAGCCATCATCAACAGATTGTGTGCCCAATGAGAATAAGTATTCCTTGTTTGCAGTGATTAATCACCATGGAACTTTGGAAAGTGGCCACTATACCAGCTTTATCCGTCAACAAAAGGACCAGTGGTTCAGTTGTGATGATGCCATCATCACCAAGGCTACCATTGAGGACCTACTCTACAGTGAAGGGTATTTGCTGTTCTATCACAAACAGGGTCTAGAGAAAGACTAA